CAGCACCGAATCGGCCGCCATCTCGCCCTGGTCGGTATCCAGCCGGAAGCGGCCGCCCTGCTGGCGGATGCCGGAGACGCGCACGCCATCCACCAGCACCGCGCCCGCCCGCTCCGCCGCCTGCGCGAGGCCGCGGGCGTATTTGCCGGGATGCAGGCTGCCCGCGCCGTCGGCGATCATGCCGCCGTGATAATGGTCGCTGCCCAGGGCCTCCCGCTGCCGCTCGCGCGGCACCATGCGGGTGGCGTGGCCGGTCAGCGCCGCCAGCTTCCCGGCCCGCGCCTCCATGGACCGGTAGTCGGCCGGGGTCCAGGCGGCGGAAAACCGACCGCAGCGGACATAGTCGCAGTCGATCCCCTCCCGCGCGATCAGCTCCTCGATGAAGGGGAAGCTGGCGGCGGCGGTTTCCAGGATCGCCCGGGCGCGGGCCTCGCCATGCCGCCTTGCCAGGTCCCCGGCCGCCAGCTTCAGCCCGCCGGAGACGGCGCCGCCATTGCGGGAGGAGGCGCCCCAGCCGATCCGCTCGGCATCCAGCACCACCACCTCGTGCCCGAGGCGCCGCAGGGTCAGTGCCGCCGAGAGTCCGGCATAGCCGCCGCCCACGATGGCCACCGCCGCGCGGTCGGGCAGGGGATTCGCGCGTTTCGGCGGCTCGGCGGCGTCCCACCAATACGGCCTGGCCTGGAAATCCGGCGCGCGGAGGGAAGAGGGGATGCTCATGCGGGCCTGCCTTGTCGTGAGGCGTCAGCCTTGCTGTCTGCCGCGCCCCTGGCAAGGGGGACGCGAACTGCCGCCGGCTTACGCAGAATGACCGAAACGCGGCCTTTTCCGGCCGGGGACATGTCCGGAGCCGGCATCTTGCCGCCCGGGCGGGCCTTTACCCGGCGTCGCGTCCTCGGCAGTCTGCCTGCCACTGTCCCCGCGCCCGGCGGGGCTCCTCTGTGCTGGAAAGTGCTGGTCCAACGTGCTGCTCCTGGTGAAGTCCGGCGGTGACAAGGCCCTGGCCGAATGGCAGGCCTGTTTCGGGGAGGTCGATCCCCGCCTTGATGTCCGCTCCTGGTATGATCCTTCCGTCAGGCTGGAAGATGTCCGCTACGTCGTGGTCTGGGAGCCCGAGGAAGGCCGCTTCCCGCAGATGACGGGGCTGCGCGCCGTCTTCTCCTCCGGCGCGGGGGTGGATCATGTCACCCGCGTGGCGGACTGGCCGCGCCACCTGCCGCTGATCCGCATGGGCGGGGCGGAGACCGAGCAGCGCATGGGCGAGTATGTCGCCTGGGCCTGCCTCTCCCTGCTGCGGGAGACCCGCAGCCTCGCCCTGGCGCAGCCGGAACGGCGCTGGCTCGACCAGGACCTGCCCTTTTCCGCCCGGCAGCGCACCGTGGGAATCCTGGGCCTCGGCAATCTCGGCGCCGCCGCCGCGCGCATGTTGCAGGGGCTGAACTTCACCGTGCGCGGCTGGTCCCGCAGCCGCAAGGATGTGCCGGGGGTGCGGAGCTTCGCCGGCCCGGCGGAACTGCCGGAATTCCTGGCCGGCACCGATATCCTCGTCTGCCTGCTGCCCTCGACGCCCGAGACGGTCGGGCTGATCGATGCCGCCCTGCTGGCCCGCCTGCCCGCCGGGGCCGGTCTGGTCAGCGCCGGGCGCGGCCAGCATGTGGTGGAGGCGGACCTCCTGGCGGCGCTGGATTCCGGCCATCTTTCCGGCGCGGTGATGGATGTCTTCGCCACCGAGCCGCTGCCGCCCGGAAGCGCCTTCTGGACGCATCCGAAGGTGACGGTCACGCCGCATGTGGCATCCTTGCCCCCGCGGCGGGCCCGCGCCGCCTATGTCGCCAGTGCCATCGCGGCGCTGGAAGCCGGGCAGCCGCTGCCCAACCTTTATGATCCGGAAAAGGGCTACTGATGCTGAACCCGCCGCCCGCCCCTCCCGTCCGCCCCGACCCGGAGCATGTGCCGACCGAGCGCGAGCTGCGCGAGGACCTGGCCTGCGCCTACCGGCTGCTGGCGCATTTCGGCATGACGGATCTCGTCTACACCCATCTCTCCGTCCGCGTGCCGGGGGAGGGGCACCGCTTCCTGGTGAACCCCTATGGCCTGCTGTTCGAGGAGATCACCGCATCCTCCCTGGTGCTGGTGGATGCCGAGGGGCAGCCGGCGCAGGAGACGACATGGCCGGTGAACCCGGCGGGCTTCGTCATCCACTCGGCGCTGCATCTGGGCAGCGACCGCGCGCAATGCGTGATGCATACCCATACCCTGGCCGGCATGACCGTGGCGGCCCAGGCGGGCGGGCTGCTGCCGCTGAACCAGATGAACATGGAATTCACCGACCGCGTCGCCATCCATGAATACGAGGGCATCGCCGCCGACGACAACCTGGACGAGCGGGAGCGGCTGGTGCGCGACATGGGCGACAGGCCCTGCCTGATCCTTCGCAACCACGGTCTGCTGACCACCGGTCGCACGGTCGCCGAGGCCTTCTACTGGATGTACTACCTGGAGCAGTCCTGCCGTATCCAGGTGGCGGCTCAGTCCACCGGCGTGCCGCTCTCCATGCCGCCGGCCGAGACGGTGGCGCGGGTGCGGGCGCAGGCGAAGGACAGCCCCATCAAGGGCTGGCTGCCTTGGCAGGCGCTGAAACGCAAGATGGACCGGGAGCAGCCGGACTACCGCGCGTGAGTGCCGCGGCAGCCATTCCCGCCAGCGCCGGCCACGCCCTTGGCCTGCGCGGCATCACCAAGCGCTATGGCAGCTTCACGGCGGTCGAGGACGTGGATATCGAGGTGGGGCGGGGCGAGTTCCTGACCCTGCTCGGCCCCTCCGGCTCCGGCAAGACGACGCTGCTGATGACCATCGCCGGCTTCGTCCAGCCCAGCAAGGGGCAGGTGCTGCTGGACGGGCGGGACATCACGGGTCTGCCGCCGGAGAAGCGCGACTTCGGCATGGTCTTCCAGGGCTATGCGCTGTTTCCCCATCTCACGGTGGCCGAGAATGTCGCCTTTCCGCTGCGGGTGCGGCACATGCCGAAGCCCCGGCAGGCGGAGAAGGTGCGGGCGGCGCTGGACCTGGTGCAGCTGACCCGCTTCGCCGAACGCCGCCCGAGCCAGCTTTCCGGCGGGCAGCAGCAGCGTGTGGCCCTGGCCCGCGCCCTGGTCTTCGACCCCGCCCTGTTGCTGCTGGACGAGCCGCTCTCGGCGCTGGACAAGAAGCTGCGGGCGGAATTGCAGGATGAGCTGAAGGCGCTGCACCGCCGCGTCGGCCGCACCTTCGTCAATGTGACGCATGACCAGGAGGAGGCGCTGAGCCTCTCCGATCGCATCGCCATCCTGAACCATGGGCGGCTGGTGCAGCAGGGCAGCCCCTCGCAGCTCTATGAGGCGCCGCGCACCCGCTTCGTGGCGGATTTCCTGGGTAAGTCCAACTTCCTGGCCGGGCAGGCCGAGGGTGCCACGGCGGAGGGCTTTTCCCTTCGCGCCGGCGGCACGCTGCTGAAGGTGGTTGCCGCAGCCCGGCCCGCCGCCGGGGCGCGGGTCCTGCTCTCCCTGAGGCCGGAGAAGGTGGCGCTGCTGGGGCCGGACGAGGGGGCGGAGAATGCCGTCTCCGGCACGGTGGAAAGCTGGTCCTATCTGGGATCCGGCTTCGCCTTGCTGGTGGCGGTGCCCGATCTCGGCCCGCTGCGGGTGAACCTGCCGGCCTGGAACGCCCCTTTCGCCCCGGCCGAGGGGCTGCCGGTGCGGCTGGGCTGGTCCGCGCGCGCCGCCGTGCCGGTGGAGGAGGATGGCGCCTGAAAAGCGCCAGGACCACGCTTTCTTTCTGGCGGGACCGTAACAGTATTGACGCATGGCGATGATGCGCGCGATGAGAACAGATCCCCCCGGAGGTTCGCACGTGCCGCATCTTGCATGCCCGGTGTGCCACATCCCTCTGACCGATGCCGGCGCGGAGCGAAGTTGCTCCGGCTGTGGCCAGCGCTACCCGCTGGTCAATGGCGTGCCGGTGTTACTGAACGAGGCTAACAGCGTCTTCCGCATCGCCGACTATGTCAGCGGCCAGGGATATGAAGGCGCCAGCGGCTACGGCGGCTCGGTGGACCAGACCGGCGGCCTCCGCCGTCTTTATCGCCGTTTCGCGCGGAGCCTTTCCGAAGCGCCTATGCCCGGCAGCAGCTTCGACCCCATGGACATCATCCTGGCCGAGCGGCCGGAGGCCGAGGTGCTGGTGATCGGCTCGGGAGAGCGGGAGCGGCGCGGGCGCGTCACCTATACTGACGTGGCCATGGCCAGGAACATCGCCTGTATCTGCGATGCCCATGACCTGCCCTTCGAGGACGCCTCCTTCGACGCTGTCTTCGCCGAGGCAGTGCTGGAGCATGTCTGCGACCCGCAGCGGGTGGTGGCCGAGATCATCCGCGTGCTGAAGCCGGACGGCTTCGTCTATGCAGTCACGCCCTTTCTGCAGCCGGTGCATATGGGCGCCTATGACTTCACCCGCTTCACCTATCTCGGGCACCGCCGGTTATTCCGGCAGTTCGACGACATGGGCAGCGGCATGATGGGCGGCCCTGGCTATTCCGCCATTCATCTGCTGCGCAATCTCTTCACGGGCATCACGGATCGGCACCTTCTGCGCTCGATACTGCGACTGATGGCGCTGCTGCTGACCTGGCCGATGCGCTATCTCGACCTGCCGCTCTCGCGCACCGAAGCTTCCTACAACTCCGCCTGCGCCTGCTATTTCTTGGGCCGCAAGCGGGAAATGCCGATTCCGGACCGCGATATCCTGGCCTTCTTCCGCGGACATTGATCCCTGCCGGGCTTCGCGGTTTTCGGATTGACGCCGTGCGGTGCGGGGTCTGTCATTCTCTGACTGCGAAGATGAGGATCAGCGTCAATGAACATCGCCACCCCGCCAGCCCGGCTCAACTGCTCAGAGGAAGAGTGGCGCGTCCGCTGCGACCTCGCCGCGCTCTACCGGCTGGTCGCGCATCACAAGATGACGGACTTCATCTACACCCATATCAGCGCGCGGGTGCCGGGGCCGGAGCATCATTTCCTGATCAATAAATATGGCATGCTCTTCCATGAGATGCGTGCCAGCGACCTGGTGAAGATCGACCTCAACGGCAATGTGGTCGAGGATGAGCCTGGATCGAAGCCCGTCAATGCCGCGGGCTTCACCATCCACTCCGCCCTGCATATGGCGCGGGAGGATGCGATGTGCGTCGTGCATACCCATACCGCCGCCGGTATCGCCGTCTCCGCCCAGAAGCACGGCCTGCTGCCGATCAGCCAGCATGCGCTGAAATTCTACGGCCATCTGGCCTATCACGGCTATGAAGGCGTCGCGCTGGACCTGGATGAGCGGGAGCGGCTGGTGGCCGATATCGGCCAGCACCAGGCCATGATCCTGCGGAACCACGGGCTGCTGGTGACCGGGCGCACCATCCCCGAGGCCTTCAACATGATCTATTACCTGGAGCGGGCCTGCCAGGCACAGGTCGCCGCCCTGGCCGGTGGGGCCGAGCTGGTCCTTCCGCCCGAGGAGGTGCGGCTGAAGACCGCCGCCCAGTTCAACGGCAAGACGCCCGAAGAGAGGGAGGCGAAGCTGGCCCATTTCGAATGGGCCTGGGCCAGCGCGCTGCGCCTGATCGAGGGCGACAGGACCGACTGGCGCAGCTGAGGCACCGCCGGGCGCGCCCGGAAGTCCGGCCGGCAAAGCAGGGCCTCTGGCCCTGCATGTCGGCCGGCTTCGTCTTCCGGCTTTAGTTGCTGCTCTTGTAGCTGTAGGCCGGCGCGTTCTTCAGCTCGTCCTGGGTCATATCGACCGTGCCCTTCAGGTTGTTGCCATCCCGCTGGATGGTCACGGCCGAGGGATTCAGGACGACATGGCGTTCGCCCATGCCGAGGAAGCCGCCGACGCTGACGACGATTCCCGTCACCGTCTTGCCGTTGTCGATCACCAGGTCCTCGATCTCACCGATCGTCTGCCCCTGCCTGTTGACCAACTGGATGTCATCATATTCCTCGGCCATCACGTCCGTCGGCTTCACCGTCGCGAACTTGCCGCCCGGCGCGGTCGTGGTGGTCGTGGTCGTGGTGCTGCCGGGCGCGGTGCCCGGTGTGCCGGCGCCGGGCGTGGTGGCCTGGGCCATGGCGCCGCCGGCGATACCAATGGTCAACAAAGCTGCACAAATGGTCTGACGCATGGCGGGCTCCTCAGTTTTTGTTGCGAGGAACTCAACGCGGACCCCCCAGCCCGGTTTACGAGCCGCTCATCAAACCCTTGTTGAAGGCGGCCGGGGAGGAGGGCGTCTCCTTCCCGGCGATAACGGGTGTCAGCCGTCCACCTTGGCGCCGGAGCGGCGCACCACCTCGGCCCACTTCTTGACCTCGGCGGCGACGAAGGTCTCGAAGGCCTCCGGGCTGGTGCCGCCATCCGGCGTCAGGTCAGGCTTCATGCCGCCCAGGTCCGCCAGCCTCGCCCAGACTTCCTTGTCCTTCACCACCGCATCGATCGTGGCGCCCAGCTTGTCGATGACGGGCTTCGGCGTCTTGGCCGGGGCCTGCACACCGAACCAGCCGGTCGCCTCGACGCCGGGCAGCCCTTCCTCGGCCGTGGTGGGTACATCGGGAAGGGCGGGGCTGCGGACGGGGGTGGTCACCGCCAGCGCCCTCAGCCGCCCTTCCCGGATATGGCCGATGGCGGAGGGCAGGTTGTCCACGCCCACCTCCACGCGGCCGGCCATGATCTCGGCCATCATCGGGCCGGCGCCCCTGAAGGGCACATGCGTCATCTGGATCCCGGCTTCCAGCTTCAGCAGCTCGCCCGTCATGTGCAGCGAGGTGCCGGCGCCGGAGGAGCCGTGATTCAGCTCATTGGGCTTGGACTTGGCCAGCGCCACCAGCTCCCGCAGGTTCTTCACCGGCAGTTCCGGGTTCACGAAGATGACGTTGGGTACCTTGATCAGCAGCCCGACATTGGCGAGGTCGGAAGGCTTGTAGCCGATCTGCCCGGCATAGAGCGCATAGTTGATGGCGCCGGATGAGACCGTCTGCATGAGGATGGTATAGCCATCCGGCTCCGCCTTCGCGGCGACCTCGCTGCCGATATTGCCGCCGGCTCCCCCGCGGTTCTCGATCGGGAAGGCTTGGCCCAGCCGCTGGTGCAACTGCTCCGCCAGGATCCGGGCGGCGATGTCGGTGGTGCCGGCGGGGGTGAAAGGCACAATGAACCTTACCGGCCGGGCAGGCCAGTTGCCCTGGGCAAACCCCAGGCGCGGCAGGGCGGCGAGGGGAAGCAGGCCAGCGGCGCCGAGCAGCGCCCGGCGATGCAGCTTCGTCATGAACATCTCCTTCGTCGCCGGTCAGCGAAGGTCTGTTATGCCTTCGTCTTGTAGTCCGGCTGCCCTGTTCCTGCCGCATACCCCTGGTCTCTTGCAAGCGGGTCGATGCGAGCCAAATGGCGGGCATGGCAAGGCTCTGCCTCGACAGGGGTGCTGGGAGCAGATGAATTTCGTAAAGGTCTATGCGCGCGTGCTCGGCCTGCTGAAGCCGGACCGCGGGGTGGCGATAGGGCTGGCGCTGACTGCTGCGGTGGTGGCCGGCCTGCAATTCCTGGAGCCGGTGCTCTTCGGCCGGGTGGTGGACCTTCTCTCGGGCAATAAGGGCCAGTCCACGCTGGAGCTGCTGCTGATCTGGGGCGCCGTGGGGCTGGTGGGCATCGGCTGCAACGCGGCCATTGCCCTTTTTTCGGACCGCATGGCTCACCGCAACCGCCTGGCGGTCATGCATAGCTATTACCAGCATGTCCTGGCCATGCCGCCCGCCTTCCATGGCGATACCCAGTCCGGGCGCCTGATGAAGGTGATGCTGGTCGGCACCGACAACCTCTTCAATCTCTGGCTCTCCTTCTTCCGGGACCATCTGATCACGGTGCTGGCGGCCTGCGTGTTGCTGCCGCTGAGCCTGGTGTTGAACTGGCGCCTGGGCCTGCTGCTGGTCGGGCTGGTGGTGCTCTTCTGCATCGTCGCGACCTTCGTCGTCACCCGCACCCACCACCGGCAGGCCGAGGTCGAGCAGCTGCACACCCAGCTGGCCGGCAACGCGCAGGATACCCTCTCCAATATCCTGGTGGTGCAGTCCTTCACCCGCCTTCAGGCGGAGACGAAGCTGTTCGACAGCATCATCCGGCAGGTGCTGGAGCGGCAGTTCCCGGTGCTGAACTGGTGGGCCATGCTCTCGGTCCTGACGCGCTCGGCCAGCACGCTCTGCATCATGGCGATCTTCGGGGTCGGTGCCTGGCTGAACGGGCGGGGGCAGGCCAGCGTGGGCGAGATCGTCTCCTTCATGGGCTTCGCCCTGCTGCTGATCGGGCGGCTGGAAGGGCTGGTTGGCTTCGTCGCCCGGCTGGTCTTCCAGATGCCGGCCCTGCAGGAGCTCTTCAAGGTGATCGACACCAAGAGCACGGTGCCCGACCACCCGGATGCGGTGGGCCTGGGCCGCGCCCGGGGCGACGTGGCCTTCGAGGATGTGAGCTTCGCCTATCCCGGCGCCCGCTCCACCCTCTCTCATGTCAGCTTCAAGGCCGAGGCCGGGCGTTGCGTGGCGCTGGTGGGCCAGACCGGCGCGGGCAAGACCACGGCCATGGCGCTGCTGCAGCGGCTCTGGGACCCGGCCGCGGGCCGCATCACCATCGATGGCGTGGACCTGCGCGACATGACGCTGGAGAGCCTGCGCCGCAATGTCGGCGTGGTCTTCCAGGACAGCCTGCTCTTCAACCGCACCATCCGCGAGAACCTGCTGGTCGGCCGCCCCGATGCGACGCAGGAGGAGGTCGAGGAAGCCTGCCGCATGGCCGAGGCCCATGACTTCATCATGCGCCAGCCGCGGGGCTACGATACCCTGGTAGGGGAGCGGGGCTGCGCCCTGTCCGGCGGCCAGAAGCAGCGGCTTGCCATCGCCCGCGCGCTGCTGAAGAACCCGCCCATCCTGATCCTGGACGAGGCGACCAGCGCGCTGGATGCCGCGACCGAGGCGCGGGTGCAGAAGGCCCTGAAGGCCCTGATGGCCGGCCGCACCACCTTCATCATCGCCCATCGCCTCTCCACCATCCGCGATGCCGATGAGATCCTGGTCTTCGAGGCCGGGCAGGTGATCGAGCGGGGTGACTTCCAGACCCTGGTCCGGCGCGGCGGCAGCTTCGCCGAACTGGTCCGCAATCAGATGCCCCCGCCCCTGGCGCTGGTGGCCTGAGGCCGGGGAGCACCGACTGGCCCCCCGGCTGCGGCAGGACTCCCATAACCCTTTATCCGTTGACGGCGGGGGCCATGGCCCGCATGGTCCGCGCCCCCAACACTCCGTCATACGGAACACCGAACCGATGCCTGCGATCACGCTGCCCGACCAGTCCGTCCGCCAGTTCGACGGGACGGTGACGGGCACGACCGTGGCCGCCAGCATCGGCCCGGGCCTGGCCAAGGCCGCGCTGGCCATGCAGGTGGACGGCAAGCTGCGCGACCTCTCCGCCAGCATCGAGGGCGACGCCCGGGTCCGCTTCATCACCCGCAAGGACCCCGAGGCGCTGGAGATGATCCGGCACGACGCCGCCCATGTGCTGGCGGAGGCGGTGCAGGAGCTGTTTCCCGGCACCCAGGTGACCATCGGCCCGTCCATCGAGAACGGCTTCTATTACGACTTCGCGCGCAACGAGCCCTTCACGCCGGACGACCTGCCGAAGATCGAGGCGAAGATGCGCGAGATCGTCTCGCGGAACGCGAGCTTCCTGCGGGAGGAATGGCCGCGCGAGCAGGCCATCGCCTTCTTCGAGAACAAGGGCGAGCGCTACAAGGCCGAGCTGATCCGCGACCTGCCGGAGAGCGAGACCATCTCGGTCTACCGCCAGGGCGAGTGGCTGGACCTCTGCCGTGGTCCGCATATGCGCTCGACCGGCGATATCGGCGGCGCCTTCAAGCTGATGAAGGTGGCGGGCGCCTATTGGCGCGGCGACCACCGCAACGCCATGCTCTCCCGCATCTATGGCACCGCCTGGCGGGACCAGAAGGAGCTGGATGCCTATCTCCTCCAGCTGGAGGAGGCCGAGCGCCGCGACCACCGCCGCATCGGCAAGGAAATGGGCCTCTTCCACCTGCAGGAGGAAGCGGCGGGTTCCATTTTCTGGCACCCCAAGGGCTGGCGCCTCTACACCACGGTGCAGGACTACATGCGCCGCCGCCTGGATGCCGGCGGCTATCAGGAGGTGAAGACCCCGCAGCTGCTGGACCGCAAGCTGTGGGAGGCCTCGGGCCACTGGGAGAAGTACCGGGAGAATATGTTCCTCGCGACCGTCGATGACGAGTCGGAGAAGGACCGCATCCTGGCGCTGAAGCCCATGAACTGCCCCTGCCACGTGCAGATCTTCAACCACGGCCTGCGTTCCTATCGCGAACTGCCGATGCGGATGGCGGAGTTCGGCGCCTGCCACCGCTACGAGCCCTCGGGTGCCCTGCATGGCATCATGCGCGTCCGCGCCTTCACGCAGGACGACGCCCATATCTTCTGCACCGAGGAGCAGATCGCGGCCGAGACGGTCGAGTTCGTGGCCCTTCTCTCGCAGGTCTACAAGGATTTCGGCTTCACCGAATTCCGCGTGAAATTCTCCGACCGCCCGGAGAAGCGGGCGGGCGACGACGCGACCTGGGACCGGTCCGAGGGCGCGCTGAAGGAAGCCTGCCGCATCGCCGGCGTGGAATACGAGCTGAACCCGGGGGAGGGCGCCTTCTACGGCCCCAAGCTGGAATTCGTGCTGCGGGACGCCATCGGCCGCGATTGGCAGTGCGGCACCCTGCAGGTCGATTTCGTGCTGCCGGAGCGGCTGGACGCCGTTTACGTGGGCGAGGACGGCAACCGCCACCGCCCCGTGATGCTCCACCGCGCCATCCTGGGCAGCTTCGAACGCTTCCTGGGCATCCTGATCGAGGAACATGCCGGGCGCTTCCCGCTCTGGCTGGCGCCCGTGCAGGTGGCCGTCGCGACCATCGTCGATGAGGCCGCGCCCTTCGCCAGGGAAGTGGCCGCCGCCTTCCGCAAGGCCGGGCTTTCGGTCGAGCTGGACCTGCGCAATGAGAAGATCAACCGCAAGGTGGTCGACCATATCGAGCAGCGGGTGCCCGTGCTGGCCGTGATCGGCCGGCGGGAGGCTGAGGAAGGCAAGGTGGTGCTGCGTCGCCTGCCGGGCCGCGAGCAGGTCACGATGACGCTGGCCGAAGCGGCCGAAGCCCTTGCGGCAGAAGCCGCGGCGCCCGATCTACGGCCTCTGGATGTTGCAGTCGCCTGACGACTGCATCATAAATAGGCGCATCTAATTTCGTTCTAACAGCGACAGGAGTCGACTCTGGCCCGAGGCCCCGTTCCGAACCAGCTTCCCCCCCGCGACGGACCGCGGGTGAATGAAGATATTCGTGTTCCGCAGGTTCGTCTGATCGACGAAGCCGGCGAGATGCTCGGCGTGATGAGCGCCCGTGAGGCTCTGCTGCGCGCCTATGAAGCCGGCATGGACTTGCTGGAGATCAGCCCGAACGCCGTCCCGCCGGTCTGCAAGATCACCGACTACGGCAAGTACAAGTACGAGCAGCAGAAGAAGGCCAACGAGGCCCGCAAGAAGCAGAAGATCGTCGAGATCAAGGAAATCAAGGTTCGCCCGAACATTGATGACCACGATTACGACGTGAAGATGCGCGCGGCCAAGGGCTTCCTCGAGGAAGGTGACAAGGTCAAGGTCACCCTGCGCTTCCGTGGCCGTGAGATGGCGCACCAGGATCTCGGTGCCAAAGTCCTTGAGCGTGTGCGGACCGAACTCGCGGAACTTGCCAAGGTCGAGCAGATGCCCCGCCTGGAGAACCGCCAGATGATCATGGTGCTGGCGCCTAAATAAGGCGCGGCCCCAGATCCGGCTCTCATCGCCCGGCCAGCCTCGAGCTTGGCCGGGCGATGACGTTTTTTGGCCCCTGACCCGCCGTAAAGCCGCGCCATTCCCGGCGTTATCCTCACGATTGAATTGGAGGATCGCCATGCAACGCTGTTGTTTCGGGGTATCCGGTCTGGCGCTGGCGGCGGTGCTGCTGGCGCCGGCGCTGGCTCAGGCCGCGCCGGCCATCGTTACCACACGGCTGAACATGCGGGCCGGCCCGGGCACCGAATATCCGGTTGTCGCGCGGCTGGAGCAGGGCGTGCAGGTGGAGGTGCTGGGCTGCCTGGAGGGCTATGGATGGTGCGATATCGCCATCGGGCAGGATCGCGGCTGGGCCGCCGGTGCCTATCTCCAGGTTCCCTATGACGAGAGGCGGGAGCCGCTGATGAGGATCGCGCCGGCCATTGGTCTGCCGGTCGTCGGCTTCGCCATCGGCAGCTACTGGGATTCCTACTATCGTAACCGCCCGTGGTACCGGGAGAGGGGCCGCTGGGACCATCGCCCGCCGCCCCCTCCGCCACGCCGGGCTTTCGGGCCGGGGCCGGGACCTGGGCCGGGTTGGGGATCTGGCGGTCCGCGCTTTGACGGACCCGGGCGCGGCGGCCCGCCGCCGGGGCCCCGGTTCGACCGCGGGCCCGGGCCTGGCCCTAACGCCGGCCCCGGGTCGCGCCCAGGGCCCGGCTTTGGTGGACCTGGACCCGGGCCCGGTGGGCCCCGTCCCGGCTTCGGTGGTCCTCCCGGCCCTGGCCGTGGTGGACCACCAGGAGGCCCTGGCGGTCCGCCGCGCTGAAGGGGAGCGGGCTCAGCTCCGCCGCGCCAGCAGCGCGATGCCCTCCGCATAGGTTGGGCCGACCAGCCGGCCCAGCTCCCGCAGGGTGTCGAGAATGCCTTCATCCTCGATGGCCTGGCCGGGCCAGGGCAGCAGCAGGCCATCGGCGCGCAGCGGCTGGAACCCCGCGGCGCGTACCATGCCAGTGACCTCCGCCAGGGTGAAGCCACCCTGCGGCGCCTGGCCGGAAAGCCGCGCCACCCGGTGGTTCAGCGCCCCGCTATTGTCGACCGTCAGGAACAGCAGGCCGCCGGGGCGGGTATGGCTGGCCGCGCGTTGTAGCAGCGTGGCGGAATCCGCCATGCCGGTGGGCAGCGCATCCACCAGGAGCACGACGTCGAAGGGCGGCTCCGAGAGGTCGAGCCGCGCCGGGTCCCCTACCATGAAGCGGAAGTTGGGCAGGCCGCCATGCGAGGCCCGCGCCGTCTCGACCTGTTCCGGCCTGGGATCGACGCCCAGCACCTTGGCCTCGGT
This genomic window from Roseomonas marmotae contains:
- a CDS encoding NAD(P)/FAD-dependent oxidoreductase, translating into MSIPSSLRAPDFQARPYWWDAAEPPKRANPLPDRAAVAIVGGGYAGLSAALTLRRLGHEVVVLDAERIGWGASSRNGGAVSGGLKLAAGDLARRHGEARARAILETAAASFPFIEELIAREGIDCDYVRCGRFSAAWTPADYRSMEARAGKLAALTGHATRMVPRERQREALGSDHYHGGMIADGAGSLHPGKYARGLAQAAERAGAVLVDGVRVSGIRQQGGRFRLDTDQGEMAADSVLVATNGYSRGPKGGSAGSAMPWLARRLMPIASYIIATEPLEAGLADRLFPQRRVVGDGRRVLNYFRASPDGTRVIWGGRASFRDATAEEAAPTLHGMMTEVFPELRNTRITHAWNGNVAFTFDFLPHIGVQDGVHYAAGCQGSGVAMASWLGHNAALKLAGAANHNFALDSLHFPTMPLYDGTPWFLPLVGGWYRLRDRIDRMRA
- a CDS encoding 2-hydroxyacid dehydrogenase encodes the protein MLLLVKSGGDKALAEWQACFGEVDPRLDVRSWYDPSVRLEDVRYVVVWEPEEGRFPQMTGLRAVFSSGAGVDHVTRVADWPRHLPLIRMGGAETEQRMGEYVAWACLSLLRETRSLALAQPERRWLDQDLPFSARQRTVGILGLGNLGAAAARMLQGLNFTVRGWSRSRKDVPGVRSFAGPAELPEFLAGTDILVCLLPSTPETVGLIDAALLARLPAGAGLVSAGRGQHVVEADLLAALDSGHLSGAVMDVFATEPLPPGSAFWTHPKVTVTPHVASLPPRRARAAYVASAIAALEAGQPLPNLYDPEKGY
- a CDS encoding class II aldolase/adducin family protein, yielding MLNPPPAPPVRPDPEHVPTERELREDLACAYRLLAHFGMTDLVYTHLSVRVPGEGHRFLVNPYGLLFEEITASSLVLVDAEGQPAQETTWPVNPAGFVIHSALHLGSDRAQCVMHTHTLAGMTVAAQAGGLLPLNQMNMEFTDRVAIHEYEGIAADDNLDERERLVRDMGDRPCLILRNHGLLTTGRTVAEAFYWMYYLEQSCRIQVAAQSTGVPLSMPPAETVARVRAQAKDSPIKGWLPWQALKRKMDREQPDYRA
- a CDS encoding ABC transporter ATP-binding protein, coding for MSAAAAIPASAGHALGLRGITKRYGSFTAVEDVDIEVGRGEFLTLLGPSGSGKTTLLMTIAGFVQPSKGQVLLDGRDITGLPPEKRDFGMVFQGYALFPHLTVAENVAFPLRVRHMPKPRQAEKVRAALDLVQLTRFAERRPSQLSGGQQQRVALARALVFDPALLLLDEPLSALDKKLRAELQDELKALHRRVGRTFVNVTHDQEEALSLSDRIAILNHGRLVQQGSPSQLYEAPRTRFVADFLGKSNFLAGQAEGATAEGFSLRAGGTLLKVVAAARPAAGARVLLSLRPEKVALLGPDEGAENAVSGTVESWSYLGSGFALLVAVPDLGPLRVNLPAWNAPFAPAEGLPVRLGWSARAAVPVEEDGA
- a CDS encoding methyltransferase domain-containing protein; this encodes MPHLACPVCHIPLTDAGAERSCSGCGQRYPLVNGVPVLLNEANSVFRIADYVSGQGYEGASGYGGSVDQTGGLRRLYRRFARSLSEAPMPGSSFDPMDIILAERPEAEVLVIGSGERERRGRVTYTDVAMARNIACICDAHDLPFEDASFDAVFAEAVLEHVCDPQRVVAEIIRVLKPDGFVYAVTPFLQPVHMGAYDFTRFTYLGHRRLFRQFDDMGSGMMGGPGYSAIHLLRNLFTGITDRHLLRSILRLMALLLTWPMRYLDLPLSRTEASYNSACACYFLGRKREMPIPDRDILAFFRGH
- a CDS encoding class II aldolase/adducin family protein → MNIATPPARLNCSEEEWRVRCDLAALYRLVAHHKMTDFIYTHISARVPGPEHHFLINKYGMLFHEMRASDLVKIDLNGNVVEDEPGSKPVNAAGFTIHSALHMAREDAMCVVHTHTAAGIAVSAQKHGLLPISQHALKFYGHLAYHGYEGVALDLDERERLVADIGQHQAMILRNHGLLVTGRTIPEAFNMIYYLERACQAQVAALAGGAELVLPPEEVRLKTAAQFNGKTPEEREAKLAHFEWAWASALRLIEGDRTDWRS
- a CDS encoding PRC-barrel domain-containing protein, whose product is MRQTICAALLTIGIAGGAMAQATTPGAGTPGTAPGSTTTTTTTTAPGGKFATVKPTDVMAEEYDDIQLVNRQGQTIGEIEDLVIDNGKTVTGIVVSVGGFLGMGERHVVLNPSAVTIQRDGNNLKGTVDMTQDELKNAPAYSYKSSN